Proteins encoded by one window of Halomonas sp. Bachu 37:
- the lpxC gene encoding UDP-3-O-acyl-N-acetylglucosamine deacetylase — protein sequence MIRQRTLQNVIRATGVGLHSGKKVHLALRPAPANTGIVFVRTDLDPMVHVPARAELVEDTTLCTALSWQGVKVATVEHLMSALAGLGIDNAYVDLSAAEVPIMDGSASPFVFLIQSAGIAEQDAPKKFIRIKQKVVVTQEDKEATFLPHQGFKVSFAIDFDHPVFAQQKQTANIDFSTTSFVKEVSRARTFGFMRDLEFLRSNNLALGGSLDNAIVVDDYRIVNEGGLRYDDEFVKHKVLDAIGDLYQLGYSLIGEFRGVKSGHALNNQLCRQLMATPEAFEIVTFEDEKAIAPISYSAPAMA from the coding sequence ATGATACGACAACGCACCCTTCAGAATGTCATACGCGCAACTGGCGTGGGTCTGCATTCTGGCAAGAAAGTGCATCTGGCCCTGCGGCCCGCACCGGCCAATACCGGTATTGTCTTCGTCAGAACCGATCTGGACCCCATGGTGCATGTACCGGCACGAGCGGAGCTCGTAGAGGACACTACGCTCTGTACGGCACTCTCCTGGCAAGGCGTAAAGGTGGCGACGGTCGAGCATCTCATGTCCGCGTTGGCGGGGTTGGGCATCGATAACGCCTACGTGGATCTCAGCGCGGCGGAAGTGCCGATCATGGATGGCAGCGCCAGCCCCTTCGTGTTCCTGATTCAGTCTGCCGGTATCGCCGAGCAGGACGCTCCCAAGAAATTCATCCGTATCAAGCAGAAGGTGGTGGTGACCCAGGAAGACAAGGAGGCCACCTTCCTGCCGCATCAGGGGTTCAAGGTTTCGTTTGCCATCGATTTCGATCATCCCGTCTTCGCGCAGCAGAAGCAGACGGCCAACATCGATTTCTCCACGACCTCCTTCGTCAAGGAAGTGTCGCGGGCCAGGACTTTCGGTTTCATGCGCGATTTGGAGTTTCTACGCTCCAACAATCTGGCGTTGGGCGGCAGTCTGGACAACGCTATCGTGGTGGACGACTACCGGATCGTGAACGAAGGCGGATTGCGATATGACGATGAATTCGTCAAGCACAAGGTGCTGGACGCCATCGGCGATCTTTACCAGTTGGGATACAGCCTGATTGGCGAGTTCCGAGGCGTAAAATCGGGGCATGCGCTCAATAATCAGCTGTGCCGCCAGTTGATGGCGACACCCGAGGCCTTCGAGATCGTAACTTTCGAGGACGAGAAGGCGATCGCGCCGATTTCCTACTCCGCGCCAGCCATGGCGTAA
- a CDS encoding DUF721 domain-containing protein: MSIKVKRSRAQPISRLLDNSSELGQLMRISHMLEQAQRHLRLHLPEEMREHVFVGGYRQGRLTVITNRAIWLTWLRFEQTRLLELLHQLHGFESVIGLSFKVRPVRPPKLPVRYTRELPDEAGELLSRCAEDVDDPKLKDALQRLAGHAKRAVPEQ; encoded by the coding sequence ATGAGTATAAAGGTTAAGCGTTCACGCGCACAGCCCATCTCCCGTCTCCTCGACAACTCGAGCGAACTGGGCCAGTTGATGCGCATCTCGCACATGCTCGAGCAGGCCCAACGTCATCTTCGCCTTCATCTTCCCGAGGAGATGCGAGAGCATGTCTTTGTCGGCGGCTATCGCCAAGGCCGTTTGACCGTGATCACCAACCGCGCAATCTGGCTCACCTGGTTGCGCTTCGAACAGACCAGGCTGCTGGAGCTTCTGCACCAATTGCACGGTTTCGAGTCGGTAATCGGCTTGAGTTTCAAGGTGCGTCCGGTGCGCCCGCCGAAACTCCCCGTACGCTACACACGCGAACTTCCTGACGAAGCCGGAGAGCTGTTGTCTCGCTGCGCCGAGGACGTGGATGACCCGAAGCTGAAAGATGCCCTGCAACGTCTTGCCGGCCACGCCAAGCGCGCAGTTCCCGAGCAATAG
- the secA gene encoding preprotein translocase subunit SecA, translating into MINNLLRKVVGSKNDREVKRMQKSVRHINELESELENLDDAELSARTAELRARLDNGEPLDSLLPAAFATVREASKRVMGMRHFDVQMVGGMTLNKGRIAEMKTGEGKTLVATLAVYLNALPGKGVHVVTVNDYLARRDAEWMRPLYEFLGLSVGVIFSGQSGGEKRHAYACDITYGTNNEFGFDYLRDNMAFSLEDKVQRELHYAIVDEVDSILIDEARTPLIISGAVDENTELYKVVDRLAQNLEKGEEIEGDEVTVTGDFLLEEKQKQVELTEQGHNRVEELMRAEGLLKEGDSLYAAQNLNLLQHMHSALRARHLYHRDVDYIVSDGQVVIVDEHTGRSMPGRRWSEGLHQAVEAKENLTVQRESQTLASTTFQNYFRLYQKLAGMTGTADTEAFEFRQIYGLDVVVIPTNRPLARQDFNDLVYLSGEEKFEAIIKDVQVQTEAGRPVLVGTASIETSEYLARLMREARLAFNVLNAKQHQSEAEIIAQAGRPGAITIATNMAGRGTDIVLGGNWEAEVAKLENPTPAQVESLKAEWQARHEAVLAAGGLHVIGSERHESRRIDNQLRGRAGRQGDPGSTRFFLSLEDNLMRLFGSDRVKRLMQALGLERGEAIEHKMVSNAVERAQKKVEGRNFDIRKQLLEYDDVANDQRRVIYEQRNEILAADEVSASVLGIREEVMEDAISDYVPPQSLPEQWDLPGLEVHLKTEFNLDAPVVQWMEEDERFNEEQLRERLQQMHREAYDAKVASAGEQLIRRFEKQVMLQVLDTRWKEHLQSMDHLRRGIHLRGYAQKNPKQEYKRESFELFQHLLTNIKADVARILSHVQVRQPEEVEALERQRREALEREKATASSRHDDLSADGEESPTDSEARPARREGPKVGRNDPCICGSGKKYKQCCGKLS; encoded by the coding sequence ATGATCAATAATTTGTTGCGCAAAGTCGTCGGTTCGAAAAACGACCGTGAAGTCAAACGCATGCAGAAAAGTGTGCGGCATATCAATGAATTGGAAAGCGAGCTGGAAAACCTGGACGATGCGGAGCTGAGCGCCAGGACCGCGGAGCTGCGGGCACGTCTGGATAACGGAGAACCCCTGGATAGCCTGCTCCCGGCTGCCTTCGCTACCGTGCGCGAAGCCAGCAAGCGGGTTATGGGCATGCGCCATTTCGACGTGCAGATGGTGGGGGGCATGACGCTCAACAAGGGGCGCATCGCCGAGATGAAAACCGGGGAAGGCAAGACCCTGGTCGCCACGCTCGCCGTTTACTTGAACGCCCTGCCCGGCAAGGGAGTCCACGTCGTCACCGTCAACGATTACCTGGCCCGGCGAGATGCGGAATGGATGCGCCCGCTGTACGAATTCCTGGGATTGTCGGTTGGGGTGATCTTCTCCGGCCAGAGCGGTGGGGAGAAGCGCCATGCTTACGCCTGCGACATCACCTACGGCACCAACAACGAGTTCGGCTTCGACTATCTGCGCGATAACATGGCGTTTTCGCTGGAGGACAAGGTGCAGCGCGAGTTGCACTACGCCATCGTCGATGAAGTCGACTCGATTCTTATCGATGAAGCTCGCACCCCACTGATCATCTCCGGTGCCGTGGACGAGAATACCGAACTCTACAAGGTGGTCGACCGCCTGGCCCAGAACCTGGAAAAAGGAGAGGAGATCGAAGGCGACGAAGTGACTGTCACCGGTGATTTCCTGCTCGAGGAGAAGCAGAAGCAGGTCGAGCTTACCGAACAGGGGCACAACCGCGTCGAGGAGTTGATGCGCGCCGAGGGACTGCTGAAGGAGGGAGACTCCCTTTACGCCGCCCAGAACCTCAATCTGTTGCAGCACATGCACTCGGCGCTTCGTGCCCGGCACCTTTATCACCGTGACGTGGATTATATCGTCTCCGACGGTCAGGTAGTCATTGTCGACGAACATACCGGCCGCAGCATGCCGGGACGGCGCTGGTCGGAAGGTCTGCACCAGGCAGTTGAAGCCAAGGAAAACCTGACGGTACAGCGCGAAAGCCAGACCCTGGCTTCGACCACCTTCCAGAATTATTTCCGCCTTTATCAGAAGCTGGCCGGCATGACCGGTACCGCTGATACCGAAGCCTTCGAGTTCCGCCAGATCTACGGCCTGGACGTGGTGGTGATTCCCACCAACCGTCCTCTGGCGCGTCAGGATTTCAACGACCTGGTCTATCTCAGCGGTGAAGAGAAGTTCGAAGCCATCATCAAGGATGTGCAGGTGCAGACCGAGGCGGGCCGCCCCGTCCTGGTGGGTACCGCGTCGATCGAGACCTCCGAGTACCTGGCGCGCCTGATGCGGGAGGCGAGGTTGGCATTCAATGTCCTCAACGCCAAGCAGCACCAGAGCGAAGCGGAAATCATTGCCCAGGCCGGGCGTCCCGGGGCGATCACCATTGCCACCAACATGGCCGGACGCGGAACCGATATCGTGCTGGGGGGCAACTGGGAAGCGGAAGTCGCGAAGCTCGAAAACCCCACCCCAGCGCAAGTGGAGAGCTTGAAGGCGGAGTGGCAGGCGCGCCATGAAGCCGTCCTTGCGGCGGGTGGCCTGCATGTAATCGGTTCCGAGCGTCACGAATCACGGCGCATCGACAATCAGTTGCGCGGGCGGGCGGGTCGCCAGGGGGATCCGGGCTCGACACGCTTCTTCCTTTCCCTGGAAGATAATCTCATGCGCCTGTTCGGCTCCGACCGGGTCAAGCGTCTGATGCAGGCACTGGGGCTCGAGCGCGGTGAAGCCATCGAGCACAAGATGGTCTCCAACGCCGTGGAGCGTGCACAGAAGAAGGTCGAGGGGCGTAACTTCGATATTCGCAAGCAGTTGCTGGAATATGACGACGTTGCCAACGACCAGCGGCGGGTCATCTACGAACAGCGCAATGAGATTCTTGCGGCCGATGAAGTGTCTGCGTCAGTGCTGGGTATTCGTGAAGAGGTGATGGAAGACGCCATCAGCGATTACGTGCCGCCGCAAAGCCTGCCCGAACAGTGGGATCTTCCCGGTCTTGAGGTGCATCTCAAGACCGAGTTCAACCTGGACGCGCCGGTCGTGCAATGGATGGAGGAAGACGAGCGCTTCAATGAAGAACAGCTGCGCGAGCGCTTGCAGCAGATGCATCGGGAAGCGTATGACGCCAAGGTGGCCTCCGCGGGAGAGCAGCTGATACGGCGCTTCGAGAAACAGGTCATGCTCCAGGTACTGGACACCCGGTGGAAGGAACACCTGCAATCGATGGACCATCTGCGCCGGGGCATCCATTTGCGTGGCTACGCCCAGAAGAATCCCAAGCAGGAGTACAAGCGGGAATCCTTCGAGCTGTTCCAGCACCTGTTGACCAACATCAAGGCCGATGTCGCCCGTATCCTGAGCCATGTTCAGGTGCGCCAGCCGGAAGAAGTCGAAGCCCTGGAGCGCCAGCGCCGCGAGGCACTCGAGCGCGAGAAGGCGACCGCTTCCAGCCGTCACGATGACCTCTCCGCCGATGGTGAGGAGTCACCCACCGACAGCGAGGCGCGCCCCGCGCGCCGTGAAGGCCCCAAGGTAGGACGCAACGATCCCTGTATTTGTGGCTCGGGAAAGAAATACAAGCAGTGTTGCGGCAAGCTCAGCTGA
- the argJ gene encoding bifunctional glutamate N-acetyltransferase/amino-acid acetyltransferase ArgJ: protein MAVGQSHFPDMPPLEGVCLGTAMAGIKKAGRRDLVVIELPEGARVAGVFTRNAFCAAPVTVAREHLERCQAQGTAPRYLLINTGNANAGTGQTGLRDARQSCAELARLASVTEEAVLPFSTGVIGEPLPMSALLAGLPDALHNRASDDAAWKSAGEGILTTDTRPKGASVSVEIGSQQVTINGIAKGSGMIKPDMATMLGFVVTDAAIEQTLLERLLRETVDRSFNCITVDSDTSTNDACMLVATGRGASVSSEDEVAVFRNALQRVMTELAQAIIRDGEGATKFVTLQVNEAKNREEALAVAFTVAHSPLVKTALYASDANWGRILAAVGRAPVDEFDVERVVIDLDDVRLVENGGRAQGYSEEAGSAVMARDELTIRINLGRGEENATVWTSDLSHDYVSINADYRS, encoded by the coding sequence ATGGCTGTGGGACAATCACATTTTCCCGACATGCCCCCCCTCGAGGGGGTTTGTCTGGGTACCGCGATGGCGGGCATCAAGAAGGCCGGCCGTCGTGACCTGGTCGTTATCGAGCTACCGGAAGGGGCCAGGGTGGCCGGCGTTTTCACCCGCAATGCCTTTTGTGCCGCCCCGGTAACGGTGGCCCGCGAGCACCTTGAGCGCTGCCAGGCACAAGGCACTGCACCGCGTTATCTCTTGATCAACACGGGCAATGCCAATGCCGGTACGGGCCAGACGGGGCTGCGCGATGCCCGGCAAAGTTGTGCCGAGCTGGCGCGCCTTGCCAGTGTCACCGAGGAGGCGGTGCTACCATTCTCCACCGGGGTGATCGGCGAACCGCTGCCGATGTCGGCGCTATTGGCGGGTCTGCCCGACGCCTTGCATAACCGGGCAAGTGACGATGCGGCTTGGAAATCGGCCGGAGAGGGCATCCTGACTACCGACACACGCCCCAAGGGGGCGAGTGTCAGTGTGGAAATCGGCTCGCAGCAGGTGACCATCAATGGAATCGCCAAGGGCTCGGGCATGATCAAGCCCGACATGGCCACCATGCTCGGGTTCGTGGTAACCGATGCCGCGATCGAGCAAACGCTACTTGAACGGTTGTTGCGCGAGACCGTGGACCGTTCCTTCAACTGCATCACCGTCGACAGCGATACCTCGACCAACGATGCCTGCATGCTGGTGGCAACGGGGCGGGGTGCCTCGGTAAGCAGCGAAGACGAAGTGGCGGTGTTTCGCAACGCCTTGCAGCGGGTGATGACCGAGCTGGCTCAAGCGATCATTCGCGACGGCGAAGGTGCGACCAAGTTCGTTACCTTGCAGGTCAATGAAGCGAAAAACCGCGAAGAGGCCTTGGCGGTCGCTTTCACCGTGGCGCATTCGCCACTGGTCAAGACGGCGTTATACGCCTCGGACGCCAACTGGGGACGGATTCTTGCCGCGGTCGGGCGGGCGCCGGTTGACGAGTTTGATGTCGAACGCGTGGTGATCGACCTGGACGACGTGCGCCTGGTGGAGAACGGCGGCCGGGCGCAAGGCTACAGCGAAGAGGCGGGAAGCGCGGTAATGGCTCGTGACGAGCTGACGATCCGTATCAACCTTGGGCGGGGCGAGGAAAACGCCACCGTCTGGACATCGGATCTGTCTCACGACTATGTATCGATCAACGCCGATTATCGCAGCTAA
- the ftsA gene encoding cell division protein FtsA: MAGSPSASNMVVGLDIGTSKVVAIVGQPTDDGGIEIAGIGSHPSRGMKRGVVINIESTVLSIQRAVEEAELMAGCDIHSVYVGVAGSHISSMNSDGVVAIKEREVTPSDIDRVIDSARARAISEGQRVLHVLPQEFSIDAQGGIREPLGMSGVRLEAQVHLVTAALNAVQNIEKCVRRCGLDVDAIILEQLASSMAVLTEDERELGVCMVDIGGGTTDIAVFTEGAIRHTAVIPIAGDQVTNDIAMALRTPTQHAEEIKVKYACALTQLAASDEMIKVPSVGDRPARDLSRQSLAEVVEPRYEELFTLVRDELRRSGYEDMVAAGIVLTGGTSRMEGVGELAEEIFHMPVRIACPQNVKGLADVVRNPIYATGVGLLHYALKETRNGHGREGQGGVISASPGRNDVSRRDDRDGITALARIKGWFKGNF; this comes from the coding sequence ATGGCAGGCTCACCCAGCGCATCCAACATGGTGGTCGGGCTGGACATCGGAACGTCCAAGGTCGTCGCGATCGTCGGTCAACCCACCGACGATGGTGGAATCGAAATTGCCGGTATCGGCTCGCACCCATCGCGCGGCATGAAACGAGGCGTGGTCATCAATATCGAGTCTACCGTGCTGTCTATCCAGCGGGCGGTGGAAGAAGCGGAACTGATGGCCGGTTGTGATATTCATTCCGTCTATGTCGGCGTGGCCGGCAGTCATATCAGCTCAATGAACTCTGACGGCGTCGTGGCGATCAAAGAGCGCGAAGTCACTCCTTCGGATATCGATCGAGTGATCGATTCGGCGCGAGCCCGCGCCATCTCCGAAGGGCAGCGCGTGCTGCATGTCCTGCCTCAGGAATTCTCCATCGATGCCCAGGGAGGTATCCGCGAGCCGCTCGGCATGTCGGGTGTGCGTCTGGAAGCTCAGGTGCACCTGGTTACAGCCGCACTCAATGCCGTTCAGAATATCGAAAAATGCGTCAGGCGCTGCGGCCTGGATGTGGATGCCATCATCCTTGAGCAGTTGGCCTCGAGCATGGCGGTTCTGACCGAGGACGAACGGGAGTTGGGTGTCTGCATGGTGGATATCGGTGGCGGCACCACGGATATTGCCGTATTCACCGAAGGTGCCATCCGCCATACTGCAGTGATCCCCATCGCCGGCGACCAGGTGACCAATGATATCGCCATGGCGCTGCGAACTCCCACGCAGCACGCCGAGGAGATCAAGGTCAAGTATGCCTGTGCCCTGACGCAGCTGGCCGCCAGCGATGAAATGATCAAGGTTCCGAGCGTCGGCGATCGCCCCGCGCGAGACCTGTCGCGGCAGTCGCTGGCGGAGGTGGTCGAGCCACGCTACGAAGAGCTGTTTACCCTGGTGCGCGATGAGCTGAGGCGCAGCGGGTATGAGGATATGGTCGCCGCCGGTATTGTCTTGACCGGGGGAACCTCACGCATGGAAGGGGTGGGGGAATTGGCGGAAGAGATTTTCCACATGCCGGTACGCATCGCCTGTCCACAGAATGTCAAAGGGCTTGCCGATGTGGTGCGCAACCCGATTTATGCCACCGGGGTGGGTTTGTTACATTATGCGCTCAAGGAAACCCGAAATGGGCATGGCCGTGAAGGCCAGGGGGGAGTAATCTCGGCATCACCGGGACGCAATGACGTCTCCCGGCGCGACGACAGGGACGGCATTACGGCGCTGGCAAGAATCAAGGGCTGGTTCAAAGGAAATTTCTGA
- a CDS encoding carbon-nitrogen hydrolase, whose translation MSKTLRVGLVQQAAWPDKAKSLQESEAGIRELAAQGAELVLLQELHTTHYFCQFEDTALFDLAEPLDGPSGRYLENLARELDIVLVGSLFERRAAGLYHNTAVVYDRKQGRVGHYRKMHIPDDPGFYEKFYFTPGDYDPQRQTGFTPIATSVGRLGLLICWDQWYPEAARLMALAGADILLYPTAIGWDPSDEADEKSRQKDAWTLIQRAHGVANGLPVMAANRVGFEADLSGSGEGIDFWGGSFICGPQGELLAHAGESAERLCVTLDMGRGESTRRIWPYLRDRRVDAYGELTQRYRD comes from the coding sequence ATGTCCAAGACACTTCGCGTTGGCCTGGTGCAACAAGCCGCCTGGCCCGACAAGGCCAAAAGCCTGCAGGAAAGTGAAGCCGGTATTCGCGAGCTTGCCGCCCAAGGGGCCGAGCTCGTGTTGCTGCAGGAACTGCACACGACCCACTATTTTTGCCAATTCGAAGATACCGCCCTGTTCGACCTGGCCGAGCCCCTCGATGGCCCCAGCGGACGCTATCTGGAAAATCTGGCCCGCGAACTGGATATCGTCCTGGTCGGCTCGCTGTTCGAACGCCGGGCGGCTGGTCTGTACCACAACACCGCCGTGGTGTATGACCGAAAGCAAGGTCGCGTGGGCCATTATCGCAAGATGCATATCCCCGATGACCCCGGCTTCTACGAGAAATTCTACTTTACCCCCGGCGACTACGATCCCCAGCGACAGACCGGCTTCACGCCGATCGCGACCTCGGTGGGCCGCCTGGGGCTACTGATCTGCTGGGACCAGTGGTATCCGGAAGCCGCACGGCTGATGGCGCTGGCCGGTGCCGACATCCTGCTCTACCCCACGGCCATCGGCTGGGACCCCAGCGACGAGGCGGACGAAAAGAGCCGCCAGAAGGATGCCTGGACCTTGATCCAGCGCGCCCACGGCGTCGCCAACGGGCTGCCGGTGATGGCGGCCAATCGCGTCGGTTTCGAGGCCGATCTCTCGGGCTCGGGTGAAGGAATAGACTTCTGGGGAGGGAGCTTCATTTGTGGGCCCCAGGGAGAACTGCTGGCCCATGCCGGCGAGTCCGCCGAACGCCTATGCGTGACTCTCGACATGGGACGCGGCGAGAGTACCCGGCGGATCTGGCCCTACCTGCGCGACCGCCGAGTCGACGCCTATGGCGAGCTTACCCAGCGCTACCGGGACTAG
- a CDS encoding Nudix family hydrolase: MNVLVKRRVHVAAAAIISADKKQVLLARRPSSVDHGGLWEFPGGKLAPYETGLEGLKRELHEELGVEITRAQPLIRVHHEYTDKHILLDVWQVHAYSGEPFGREGQAVRWVPMEELVNYPFPAANLPILRAVMLPTEYLITGEEGDEARFDTRLERALQEDGIRLVQLRAKELEHEAYLARAKRALALCRQYDARLLLNGEPGLLDEVDADGIHLTSERLMSLERRPIAENKWLSASTHSRKQLDQAAVLGCDFVSLSPLRTTPSHPDVSPLGWHDFQQLVERAGMPVFALGGMTRFDANHARAVGAQGIASIRDFWK; the protein is encoded by the coding sequence ATGAATGTATTGGTAAAACGACGGGTTCACGTAGCGGCGGCGGCCATCATCAGCGCCGACAAGAAACAGGTGCTGTTGGCCCGCCGCCCATCCAGTGTGGATCATGGCGGGCTGTGGGAGTTTCCCGGGGGTAAGCTCGCGCCTTACGAAACCGGCCTGGAAGGGCTCAAACGTGAGCTGCATGAGGAATTAGGTGTGGAAATTACCCGCGCTCAGCCTCTGATTCGGGTCCACCACGAATACACCGACAAGCATATTCTGCTGGACGTATGGCAAGTGCATGCCTACTCCGGTGAACCGTTCGGCCGTGAAGGCCAGGCGGTGCGCTGGGTGCCCATGGAAGAGCTGGTCAATTATCCGTTTCCGGCGGCCAACTTGCCCATACTGCGCGCCGTGATGCTGCCCACGGAGTATCTGATTACCGGTGAGGAAGGTGACGAGGCCCGCTTCGATACGCGCCTGGAGCGAGCCTTACAGGAAGACGGCATTCGCCTCGTCCAGCTGCGCGCAAAAGAGCTGGAGCACGAGGCCTATCTGGCGCGAGCCAAGCGCGCCCTGGCGTTATGCCGTCAATACGACGCTCGCTTGTTACTCAATGGCGAGCCTGGTCTGCTCGACGAGGTCGATGCGGATGGTATACATCTCACCAGCGAACGCTTGATGTCGTTGGAGCGCCGGCCGATCGCCGAGAACAAGTGGCTTTCCGCCTCCACCCACAGCCGTAAGCAGCTGGATCAGGCGGCCGTTCTGGGTTGCGACTTCGTCAGTCTTTCGCCGCTGCGTACCACGCCGTCCCATCCCGATGTGTCGCCCTTGGGCTGGCACGATTTTCAGCAACTGGTCGAGCGTGCGGGAATGCCGGTCTTCGCTCTGGGCGGCATGACGCGCTTCGACGCCAACCATGCCCGTGCCGTCGGTGCCCAGGGAATCGCCTCGATCCGCGATTTCTGGAAGTAA
- a CDS encoding agmatine deiminase family protein, which yields MSYRLLPEWHAQDAVQLTWPRADSDWSALLERIEATLESIVVAVARYQRVLISVPDNATQQRLAALFEAYAVNDDRLELVTAAADDTWARDHGPLTVANDGTLKLLDYTFTGWGGKFPAERDNSLTRRLAEAGVFAVPVESCDMVLEGGALETDGLGTLLTTEACLLNPNRNPTLNRAEVEARLNAELGIERVLWLAHGHLEGDDTDSHVDTLARFCDPSTIAYVRCDDQGDPHYPAFKAMEAELQAFRQTNGEPYRLIPLPWPQACHDPEDGHRLPATYANFLIINGAVLVPTYGDSADLTALKALEAAFPTRDIVAIDCRSVIRQHGSLHCLTMQLAQGTLAARSILRPAD from the coding sequence GCTTGAGCGCATCGAGGCCACGCTGGAATCGATCGTGGTAGCGGTCGCTCGCTATCAGCGCGTGTTGATCAGCGTGCCCGACAACGCGACACAACAGCGGCTCGCGGCGCTGTTCGAGGCATACGCTGTAAACGATGACCGGCTCGAACTGGTGACCGCCGCGGCGGATGATACCTGGGCGCGCGATCACGGTCCGCTTACGGTAGCGAACGATGGCACTCTGAAATTACTCGACTACACCTTTACCGGCTGGGGCGGCAAGTTCCCCGCCGAGCGCGATAATAGCCTGACGCGACGGCTTGCCGAGGCCGGCGTCTTTGCCGTGCCGGTCGAATCCTGTGACATGGTGCTCGAAGGCGGCGCTCTCGAGACCGATGGCCTCGGCACGCTACTGACCACCGAGGCCTGTCTGCTCAACCCCAACCGTAACCCCACGCTTAACCGAGCTGAGGTGGAAGCCAGGCTGAACGCCGAACTGGGCATCGAGCGCGTGCTGTGGCTGGCCCATGGCCACCTGGAAGGCGATGATACCGATAGTCATGTGGATACCCTGGCGCGCTTTTGCGACCCTTCTACCATCGCCTACGTTCGCTGCGATGATCAGGGCGACCCACATTATCCGGCATTCAAGGCCATGGAGGCGGAGCTTCAAGCGTTTCGCCAGACCAACGGTGAGCCCTATCGGCTGATCCCCCTGCCCTGGCCGCAGGCGTGCCACGACCCGGAAGACGGGCACCGGCTCCCTGCCACCTATGCCAATTTCCTGATCATCAACGGGGCGGTGCTGGTGCCCACCTATGGCGACAGCGCCGATCTGACCGCCCTCAAGGCGCTGGAAGCAGCCTTTCCCACCCGCGACATCGTCGCCATCGATTGCCGCAGTGTCATCCGCCAGCACGGCAGCCTACACTGCCTGACCATGCAACTGGCGCAAGGAACCCTGGCTGCCCGCTCGATCCTACGCCCCGCTGACTGA
- the ftsZ gene encoding cell division protein FtsZ: protein MFELVDNAPSSSAVIKVVGVGGGGGNAVNHMVESSIEGVEFICANTDAQALKRVSAKTVLQLGSEITKGLGAGADPDVGRQAAMEDRDRIAELLSGADMVFITAGMGGGTGTGGAPVVAQVAKELGILTVAVVTRPFPFEGPKRMRAAEEGMKELSEHVDSLITIPNEKLLSVLGKNATLLTAFSAANDVLLGAVQGIAELITSPGIINVDFADVRTVMSEMGMAMMGTGGATGENRAREAAEKAIRSPLLEDIDLHGARGILVNITAGPDLSIGEFNDVGATVQEFASQEATIVVGTSIDMEMSDELRVTVVAAGLDGRQAKAATREPARRTSAEASDYRKLQQPTVMRQQATARAEAPEPVAKPRPENRRAAEADDYLDIPAFLRRQAD from the coding sequence ATGTTCGAATTGGTAGATAACGCACCCTCGAGCAGTGCGGTCATCAAGGTAGTGGGCGTTGGCGGCGGTGGCGGTAACGCTGTCAATCATATGGTCGAAAGTAGTATCGAAGGTGTTGAGTTCATTTGTGCCAACACCGATGCCCAGGCGCTCAAGCGGGTCTCCGCCAAGACGGTGCTGCAGCTGGGTAGCGAGATTACCAAAGGGCTGGGCGCGGGCGCCGACCCCGACGTGGGGCGCCAGGCGGCAATGGAGGATCGGGATCGGATCGCCGAATTGCTGAGCGGTGCCGACATGGTCTTCATTACCGCCGGCATGGGTGGCGGTACGGGAACCGGTGGTGCTCCCGTGGTGGCCCAGGTGGCCAAGGAGCTGGGCATTCTCACGGTAGCGGTAGTCACGCGGCCCTTCCCCTTCGAAGGACCCAAGCGCATGCGTGCCGCGGAAGAGGGAATGAAGGAGCTCTCCGAGCACGTGGACTCCCTGATCACCATTCCCAACGAAAAGCTGCTTTCGGTGCTGGGCAAGAATGCCACGCTGTTGACGGCGTTCAGCGCCGCCAATGACGTGCTGCTTGGCGCCGTGCAAGGTATCGCGGAGCTGATAACTAGCCCGGGGATCATCAACGTCGACTTCGCCGACGTGCGTACCGTGATGTCGGAAATGGGCATGGCGATGATGGGTACCGGTGGCGCGACTGGAGAAAACCGGGCGCGCGAGGCCGCCGAAAAGGCGATCCGCAGTCCGTTGCTGGAAGATATCGATCTCCATGGCGCGCGCGGCATTCTGGTCAACATCACCGCTGGGCCGGATCTTTCCATCGGTGAATTCAACGATGTCGGCGCCACGGTTCAGGAGTTCGCCTCCCAGGAAGCCACTATCGTCGTGGGGACTTCCATCGACATGGAAATGTCCGACGAGTTGCGCGTTACCGTGGTGGCAGCGGGGCTGGATGGCCGTCAGGCCAAGGCGGCTACGCGTGAGCCGGCCCGGCGAACCAGCGCCGAAGCGTCGGATTACCGCAAGCTGCAGCAGCCGACTGTCATGCGCCAGCAAGCGACTGCCCGGGCGGAAGCACCTGAACCGGTCGCCAAGCCGCGGCCGGAAAACCGACGGGCCGCCGAGGCTGACGACTATCTGGACATACCCGCATTCTTGCGTCGCCAGGCGGATTGA